One region of Mucilaginibacter sp. 14171R-50 genomic DNA includes:
- a CDS encoding RNA polymerase sigma factor, with protein sequence MHLLHRVTEDEIISKCKSGSIKHQELLYKQFYGYAMGVSMRYSLNEDDALEVVNDAFIKIFNNINSYSAGKPFRAWLRTIVVNTAIDRRRKELKHQSNTDIEDAYGVGNNAAIIENLNAQDILKLMKQLPQIQLTIFNMYEIDGYNHDEIGKILNLPASSSRVYLSRAKDKLRHLLTTETRNHG encoded by the coding sequence ATGCATTTACTTCACCGCGTTACTGAAGATGAAATAATCAGTAAGTGTAAATCAGGCAGCATAAAACACCAGGAATTACTATATAAACAGTTTTATGGCTATGCTATGGGTGTAAGTATGCGTTACAGTTTAAACGAGGACGATGCTTTAGAGGTTGTAAACGATGCTTTTATCAAGATATTTAATAATATAAATTCTTATTCTGCCGGCAAACCGTTTAGGGCTTGGCTGCGCACAATTGTAGTGAACACCGCTATCGACCGTCGCCGTAAAGAATTAAAGCATCAAAGCAACACAGATATAGAAGATGCCTATGGCGTTGGTAATAACGCCGCTATAATTGAAAACTTAAATGCACAGGATATTTTAAAGCTGATGAAGCAATTGCCTCAAATACAGCTTACAATTTTTAACATGTACGAAATAGATGGTTATAACCACGATGAGATAGGCAAAATATTGAATTTACCGGCAAGCTCATCAAGGGTTTATTTAAGCCGGGCTAAAGATAAATTAAGGCACCTGTTAACAACTGAAACACGAAACCATGGATGA
- the mazG gene encoding nucleoside triphosphate pyrophosphohydrolase, with amino-acid sequence MPITAPITANTPSGAFERLLTIMDDLRMNCPWDKKQTLESLRHLTIEETYELSDAILSGDMNEIKKELGDIMLHLVFYSRIASETNDFNITGVLNGICDKLINRHPHIYSDTEVSNEDDVKRNWEQIKLKEGNRSVLGGVPASLPALVKASRIQEKARGVGFDWDNKEQVWAKVEEELQEFKDEYNVVNESAIDHDKAEGEFGDLLFSLINYARFIGINPEDALEKTNRKFIKRFQYLENKAKESGKQLQNMNLAEMDVFWEEAKKVK; translated from the coding sequence ATGCCAATTACCGCACCCATTACCGCAAACACCCCATCCGGCGCTTTTGAACGCCTGCTTACCATTATGGACGACCTGCGGATGAACTGCCCGTGGGACAAAAAACAAACGCTTGAAAGCCTGAGGCACTTAACAATCGAAGAAACTTACGAATTATCTGATGCTATATTAAGCGGCGATATGAACGAAATTAAAAAAGAGCTGGGCGATATTATGCTGCACCTGGTTTTTTATTCGCGCATAGCTTCAGAGACGAATGACTTTAACATTACCGGTGTGTTAAACGGCATTTGCGATAAACTGATAAACCGCCACCCGCATATTTACAGCGACACTGAAGTAAGCAACGAAGACGATGTTAAACGCAATTGGGAACAAATAAAACTTAAAGAAGGCAACCGGTCTGTTTTAGGTGGTGTACCGGCTTCGTTACCTGCATTGGTAAAGGCCTCGCGCATACAGGAAAAAGCACGAGGGGTTGGGTTCGACTGGGATAACAAGGAGCAGGTTTGGGCTAAGGTTGAAGAAGAACTGCAGGAATTTAAGGATGAGTACAATGTTGTTAATGAAAGCGCTATTGACCACGACAAGGCCGAAGGCGAATTTGGCGACCTGCTGTTCTCGCTGATAAACTACGCCCGTTTTATTGGCATAAACCCTGAAGACGCCCTGGAAAAGACCAACCGCAAATTTATTAAGCGTTTTCAGTACCTGGAAAATAAGGCAAAAGAAAGCGGTAAGCAGCTGCAAAATATGAATCTTGCCGAAATGGACGTGTTTTGGGAAGAGGCCAAAAAAGTAAAATAA
- the mnmD gene encoding tRNA (5-methylaminomethyl-2-thiouridine)(34)-methyltransferase MnmD has translation MSTDPSVSHLQIVPTADGSNTIYNAVVGENYHSRNGALQESRHVFVVAGLQYFLKNSGTGNKGVSVLEVGFGTGLNFLLTADFCTQRQISLQYTGIEAYPLTNEMIGKTGYNQYVPAPIWQSFLQNYDASLQGAVQLNHDVQLHIAACDLLGFSSAAKYDVIYFDAFAAAHQPEMWSQEAIAHTLNFLKPGGIFVTYAITGNLKRIIKALGLKVQKAPGAPGKREMLRAVSSL, from the coding sequence ATGAGCACAGACCCATCCGTTTCGCATTTACAGATAGTACCTACTGCAGATGGTTCAAACACCATTTACAACGCTGTGGTTGGCGAAAACTACCACTCTCGCAACGGCGCCCTGCAAGAGAGCAGGCATGTATTTGTTGTAGCCGGCCTGCAGTACTTTTTAAAAAACAGCGGTACAGGTAACAAAGGTGTATCGGTGCTTGAGGTAGGCTTTGGTACAGGACTGAACTTTTTGCTCACTGCCGATTTTTGCACCCAACGGCAAATATCCCTGCAATACACCGGCATAGAGGCTTATCCATTAACAAACGAAATGATCGGCAAAACGGGGTATAACCAGTATGTGCCTGCACCCATATGGCAAAGTTTTCTTCAAAATTATGATGCATCGTTACAAGGCGCTGTACAGCTTAATCATGATGTGCAATTACACATAGCCGCCTGCGACCTGCTCGGGTTTTCGTCGGCGGCCAAATATGATGTGATCTATTTTGACGCTTTCGCGGCGGCGCACCAACCCGAAATGTGGAGCCAGGAAGCGATTGCCCATACGCTTAACTTTTTAAAGCCGGGGGGTATATTTGTTACCTATGCCATTACCGGCAACCTTAAACGCATTATAAAAGCGTTGGGCCTTAAAGTGCAAAAAGCGCCGGGCGCACCCGGCAAACGCGAAATGCTTAGAGCGGTGAGTAGTTTATAG
- a CDS encoding N-acetylmuramoyl-L-alanine amidase encodes MLHRHLKTILNYSVAFILMLGASPAFSQGTYKSKKKAATTVRSFRFKTIVIDAGHGGKDPGAHGAYSNEKTVALSIAKKLKTAINNELSDVNVIMTRSTDKFIELHRRADIANDNKANLFISIHCNSSPGRVGKRRGVLLLLYGYHRKDEQMEALRENASIFQEKDYKKKYNGYGEDAAVNAIILAAFQQRYRKQSVHFGNLLNHEFTVSNGRKSLGVREQGVLVLQQSGMPGILVETGFINNPSDEKYLNSAAGQNDIVQSILTAIKKYKQSFE; translated from the coding sequence ATGTTACACAGGCACTTAAAAACAATCCTGAATTATTCTGTTGCTTTTATACTGATGCTGGGTGCATCGCCGGCATTTTCACAGGGTACGTATAAGTCAAAAAAAAAGGCTGCAACAACTGTTCGCTCCTTTAGGTTCAAAACGATAGTTATTGATGCCGGGCACGGCGGTAAAGATCCCGGCGCGCACGGCGCTTACTCAAATGAAAAAACAGTAGCCCTTAGCATCGCCAAAAAATTAAAGACCGCTATTAACAACGAGTTAAGCGACGTTAACGTGATCATGACGCGCAGTACCGATAAATTTATTGAACTGCACCGCCGCGCCGATATTGCCAATGATAATAAGGCAAACCTGTTCATCTCCATACATTGTAACTCGTCGCCGGGTAGGGTTGGCAAGCGCCGGGGCGTTTTGCTGCTGCTGTATGGTTACCATCGTAAAGATGAGCAAATGGAGGCCCTGCGCGAGAATGCGTCCATATTCCAGGAAAAGGATTATAAAAAGAAATATAACGGCTATGGTGAGGATGCCGCCGTAAATGCCATTATACTGGCCGCTTTTCAGCAACGTTACCGCAAGCAAAGTGTGCATTTTGGCAACCTGCTTAACCATGAATTTACCGTAAGCAACGGCCGCAAAAGCCTGGGTGTGCGCGAGCAGGGGGTATTGGTGCTACAGCAAAGCGGTATGCCGGGTATTTTGGTTGAAACCGGTTTTATCAATAACCCGTCCGACGAGAAATATCTCAATTCGGCCGCGGGGCAAAATGATATTGTGCAATCTATTTTAACTGCCATTAAAAAATATAAGCAAAGCTTTGAATAA
- a CDS encoding Gfo/Idh/MocA family protein — protein sequence MKPTIKTSRRDFIRKSSIGAGALIMGPALSSLALTKPGKRLGIALVGLGSYSSGQLAPALQHTKNCYLAGIVTGTPAKAVSWAKKYNIPQKNVYNYQNFDNIAHNPDIDIVYVVLPVSMHKEYTIRAAKAGKHVICEKPMALNAADCREMIAACKKANRLLSIGYRLHFEPHTQEVMRLGQKQIFGKVTKVDTGNGFTYNGDPNAWRLKKAMAGGGGLMDMGIYAIQGARYTLGQEPVAVKARQEKTRPDFFKEVDETVYWELKFPGGAKVTGKSSYNHDWGYLRAEAKKGSFELEPAYGYGGLDGKVNGKPMDIPNIIQQAAQMDDFAACVTLNKQSRVPGEEGLKDMKVVDAIYRSLDSGDWEKIA from the coding sequence ATGAAACCTACCATAAAAACATCCCGCAGAGATTTTATACGCAAAAGTTCCATAGGCGCAGGGGCCTTGATAATGGGGCCGGCGTTATCATCATTGGCTTTGACAAAGCCGGGCAAGCGTTTGGGCATAGCACTTGTTGGTTTGGGTAGCTACAGCAGCGGGCAGTTAGCGCCCGCGTTGCAGCATACAAAAAATTGTTACCTGGCGGGGATAGTGACCGGCACCCCCGCCAAGGCCGTATCCTGGGCTAAAAAGTACAATATCCCGCAAAAAAATGTTTACAACTACCAAAATTTCGACAACATAGCCCATAACCCGGATATTGATATTGTGTACGTAGTGCTGCCCGTTTCTATGCATAAAGAGTACACCATACGCGCGGCTAAGGCCGGTAAGCATGTGATATGCGAAAAGCCCATGGCACTGAACGCCGCCGACTGCCGCGAAATGATAGCGGCTTGCAAAAAGGCAAACAGGCTGCTTTCAATTGGTTACCGCCTGCATTTTGAGCCGCATACACAGGAAGTAATGCGCCTTGGTCAAAAACAAATTTTCGGCAAGGTGACCAAAGTGGATACCGGCAATGGTTTTACTTACAATGGCGACCCTAACGCCTGGCGTTTAAAAAAGGCGATGGCCGGTGGCGGCGGTTTAATGGATATGGGGATCTATGCCATACAAGGCGCGCGTTATACGCTGGGGCAAGAGCCGGTGGCCGTAAAAGCCAGGCAGGAGAAAACCCGCCCCGATTTTTTCAAGGAGGTTGACGAAACCGTTTACTGGGAACTTAAGTTTCCGGGCGGTGCAAAGGTTACCGGCAAAAGCAGCTATAACCACGATTGGGGCTACCTGCGCGCCGAAGCCAAAAAAGGGAGCTTTGAACTGGAACCTGCATACGGCTATGGCGGCCTGGATGGAAAGGTGAACGGCAAACCGATGGATATCCCCAACATTATACAGCAGGCCGCGCAAATGGATGATTTTGCCGCCTGCGTTACCCTGAACAAGCAAAGCCGCGTGCCCGGTGAAGAAGGCTTAAAAGATATGAAGGTTGTTGATGCTATTTACCGAAGCCTTGATAGCGGCGACTGGGAAAAGATAGCGTGA
- a CDS encoding alpha/beta fold hydrolase, with protein sequence MALIPQLIAAFSFAQKTPYGKNAAVGKYYNVRGIKLYVEEYGSGQPLLMIHGNGGDMSAFSENVPYFAKKYRVILVDSRSQGKSADPNPYITFEQMADDFAALLDAMHISKAYVLGWSDGGINAILMAMRHPDKVIKLASTGANITPDASAFADGAWAGSKKYYEQNKNRKWRTAAEKNAWKMFMLDWEQPNIKLADLHRIKCPALIIAGDHDVIADKHTRLIQANIPGSKLWIVKNSGHGTLIEHATEFNNRVDAFFKGK encoded by the coding sequence ATGGCGCTGATACCTCAACTGATAGCTGCGTTCAGTTTCGCGCAAAAAACACCTTACGGCAAAAACGCCGCGGTTGGCAAGTATTACAATGTGCGCGGAATAAAGCTTTATGTAGAAGAATACGGCAGCGGCCAGCCATTATTAATGATACACGGCAATGGCGGCGATATGAGCGCTTTTAGCGAAAACGTGCCGTACTTCGCAAAAAAGTACCGCGTTATACTGGTAGATAGCCGGTCGCAGGGAAAGTCGGCCGACCCGAATCCGTATATTACCTTCGAGCAAATGGCAGATGACTTCGCGGCGCTGTTGGATGCCATGCACATTTCAAAGGCTTATGTTTTAGGGTGGAGCGATGGTGGTATTAACGCTATATTGATGGCCATGCGCCACCCTGATAAGGTAATTAAACTGGCATCCACCGGGGCAAATATTACGCCCGATGCCTCCGCATTCGCTGACGGCGCCTGGGCCGGTTCAAAAAAATACTACGAGCAAAATAAAAACAGAAAGTGGCGTACCGCCGCCGAAAAAAACGCCTGGAAAATGTTTATGCTGGATTGGGAGCAGCCGAATATAAAACTTGCCGATCTGCACAGGATAAAATGCCCGGCCCTGATCATCGCCGGCGATCACGACGTTATAGCGGATAAACACACGCGCCTTATACAGGCCAATATTCCGGGCAGCAAGCTCTGGATCGTTAAAAACTCGGGCCATGGCACATTGATTGAGCATGCCACCGAGTTTAACAACCGGGTTGACGCTTTTTTTAAAGGCAAATAA
- a CDS encoding YceI family protein: MKKILTLAAAALFMQSTVFAQSTWKADKAHSHVKFTITHLAVSDVDGTFKDFDASIVAAKPDFSDAKFTFTANTASVNTDNDNRDNHLRSADFFDVAKYPTLTFVSTNVAPAGTNKYKVTGNLTLHGVTKPVVLDVVYRGTITNPMTKGPDAGFKITGTIKRSDFSFGSKYGSPMLSDEVELSASGEFLKQQ, encoded by the coding sequence ATGAAAAAAATCTTAACCTTAGCAGCAGCGGCATTGTTTATGCAAAGTACCGTGTTTGCACAAAGCACCTGGAAAGCCGATAAGGCACATTCGCACGTAAAATTTACCATTACCCACTTAGCTGTGTCTGATGTTGATGGTACCTTTAAAGATTTTGATGCCAGCATAGTGGCTGCAAAACCCGACTTTAGCGATGCTAAGTTTACTTTTACTGCAAATACCGCATCAGTAAACACCGATAACGATAACCGCGACAATCATTTAAGGTCCGCTGATTTTTTTGATGTGGCTAAATACCCGACACTTACATTTGTTAGCACAAACGTTGCGCCAGCGGGTACAAACAAATATAAGGTGACCGGCAATCTTACCCTTCATGGCGTTACCAAACCTGTAGTTTTAGATGTGGTTTACCGCGGTACTATTACCAACCCCATGACCAAAGGCCCTGATGCAGGCTTTAAAATCACCGGTACAATCAAACGTTCAGATTTCTCATTCGGTAGCAAATATGGTTCGCCAATGCTTAGCGACGAAGTTGAACTTAGCGCCAGCGGCGAATTCCTGAAACAGCAATAA
- a CDS encoding DUF2147 domain-containing protein has protein sequence MTNQFLCSFLAFFLYSGIISQPYTAAGADRVCGKWQMVGESLVIQVYRDGGEFKAKILWFDDEDDTKPTDYWKDVRNPDPHLRSRKILGLNVVEKLSYNPKTDSWEDGMIYDPKHGRHWNASAYINKDGLLKVKGYWHFKFIGKTLTFKRVN, from the coding sequence ATGACCAATCAATTTCTATGTAGTTTTTTAGCCTTTTTTTTATATAGCGGAATAATTTCTCAACCTTATACTGCAGCCGGAGCTGACAGGGTTTGCGGTAAATGGCAAATGGTAGGCGAAAGCCTTGTAATACAAGTATACCGCGACGGCGGTGAGTTTAAAGCCAAAATTTTGTGGTTTGATGATGAAGATGATACCAAACCAACCGATTATTGGAAGGATGTAAGAAACCCCGACCCACACCTGCGCAGCCGCAAAATTTTGGGGTTGAACGTTGTTGAAAAATTGAGTTACAACCCTAAAACAGATAGCTGGGAAGATGGCATGATATACGATCCTAAGCATGGCCGTCATTGGAACGCCTCGGCGTACATTAATAAAGATGGGCTACTTAAAGTAAAAGGGTACTGGCACTTTAAGTTTATTGGTAAAACGTTAACCTTTAAAAGGGTAAATTAA
- a CDS encoding DUF2147 domain-containing protein: MRYLLLLLITVLPSFKSIDTDAGPQANRICGKWQASEKNLTVEVYPYKNTFKAKIIWFSGGVSKAKPMETITDIKNPDPALRNRKVLGLDVVQDLKYNARTNSWESGKIYEVQSGKYWNAAAYIDKSGLLKVKGYWKVKFLGKTMTFKRL; this comes from the coding sequence ATGCGATATCTGCTTCTTTTATTAATAACTGTACTTCCCTCGTTCAAATCTATCGATACTGACGCCGGCCCGCAAGCCAACCGTATTTGCGGTAAGTGGCAAGCCAGCGAAAAAAACCTTACTGTCGAGGTTTACCCTTACAAAAACACCTTCAAGGCAAAAATTATCTGGTTTAGCGGCGGCGTTTCAAAAGCCAAACCCATGGAAACCATTACAGATATTAAAAACCCCGATCCTGCCCTGCGCAACCGAAAAGTGCTTGGCCTTGACGTGGTGCAGGACCTTAAATACAACGCCCGCACAAACTCCTGGGAAAGCGGTAAGATTTATGAAGTGCAAAGCGGTAAATACTGGAACGCCGCGGCATATATTGATAAAAGCGGCTTGTTAAAAGTAAAAGGATACTGGAAAGTTAAGTTCCTGGGCAAAACCATGACCTTCAAGCGTTTATAA
- a CDS encoding glycoside hydrolase family 3 N-terminal domain-containing protein encodes MKKLPLLLSLLGLAISASAQQKNIYHKGWVDFNKNGRMDVFEDPSQTIEKRIADLLSQMTVEEKTCQMATLYGYKRVLKDEMPVASWKNEIWKDGIANIDEELNNLTSHTDDAPTQYSYPFSKHASAINTVQKWFVEETRMGIPVDFTNEGIHGLNHDRATPLPAPIGIGSTWDKQLVRQAGQTVGREAKALGYTNVYAPILDPARDQRWGRVVECYGENPFLIAEMGKQMVLGIQEEGVASTLKHYAVYSVPKGGRDGSARTDPHVAPREMHQVYLYPFRRVIQEAHPMGVMSSYNDWDGVPITGSYYFLTELLRQKFGFQGYVVSDSEAVEFLYSKHKVAADYKEAVRQAVEAGLNVRTNFTMPQTFILPLRELIKENRISMKVIDSRVADVLRVKFRLGLFDNPYVKDPKAADKKVHTAADAQMSLKMNRESMVLLKNQDNLLPLDKSKYKNILVTGPLAAETNYAISRYGPSHNPVTTVLDGIGNYVGSNARVTYAKGCNIVDPTWPESEIIETPLSAAEQAGIDSAVAQARQSDIVIAVVGEDNERVGESLSRTGLNLPGRQLKLIQALQATGKPVVMVMINGQPLTINWENKYVPAILEAWFPSVQSGQVIAETLFGDNNPGGKLPITFPKTTGQIEFNFPFKPNSQAGQGGQNSWGHTSVNGALYPFGYGLSYTKFEYSNLQVSPEKGHSQGDVTVTVDVANTGRRKGDDVVQLYLKDDVSSVTTYEYDLRGFERVTLNPGEKKTLAFTLHPDDLALLDKNMNWTIEPGTFQVWIGSSSEDIKLKKSFTVE; translated from the coding sequence ATGAAAAAACTGCCACTGCTGCTATCATTGCTCGGGCTTGCCATCTCTGCGTCGGCACAGCAAAAAAATATTTACCACAAGGGCTGGGTCGATTTTAACAAGAACGGCCGAATGGACGTTTTTGAAGACCCCTCGCAAACCATCGAAAAACGCATTGCCGACCTGCTAAGCCAGATGACCGTAGAGGAAAAAACCTGCCAGATGGCTACCCTGTATGGTTACAAACGCGTACTAAAGGACGAAATGCCCGTTGCCAGCTGGAAGAACGAGATATGGAAGGATGGTATAGCCAATATTGACGAAGAACTGAATAACCTTACTTCGCATACCGACGATGCGCCTACGCAATATTCTTATCCTTTTAGCAAGCATGCATCGGCCATAAACACCGTGCAAAAGTGGTTTGTTGAAGAAACCCGCATGGGTATCCCGGTTGATTTTACCAACGAGGGCATCCACGGCCTAAACCACGACCGCGCCACCCCGCTGCCTGCCCCGATAGGCATTGGCAGTACCTGGGATAAGCAACTGGTGCGCCAGGCCGGCCAAACCGTGGGCCGCGAAGCAAAGGCTTTGGGTTATACCAATGTTTACGCCCCCATACTCGACCCCGCACGCGACCAGCGCTGGGGCCGTGTAGTAGAATGCTATGGCGAAAACCCTTTCCTGATAGCCGAAATGGGCAAGCAAATGGTGCTGGGCATACAAGAAGAGGGGGTAGCATCAACCTTAAAACATTACGCAGTATATAGCGTACCAAAAGGCGGCCGCGACGGCAGTGCCCGCACCGACCCGCATGTGGCCCCGCGCGAGATGCACCAGGTGTACCTGTACCCGTTTCGCCGGGTGATACAGGAAGCCCACCCGATGGGGGTAATGAGCAGCTATAATGATTGGGATGGTGTACCCATAACAGGCAGCTACTATTTTTTAACCGAGTTGCTGCGCCAAAAATTTGGCTTTCAGGGGTATGTAGTATCTGATAGCGAGGCGGTGGAGTTTCTATACTCCAAGCATAAGGTTGCCGCCGATTACAAAGAGGCAGTACGCCAGGCGGTGGAGGCTGGGCTGAACGTGCGCACCAATTTTACCATGCCGCAAACATTTATACTGCCCCTGCGCGAGTTGATCAAAGAAAATCGCATTTCCATGAAGGTGATAGATTCGCGTGTGGCGGATGTGCTGCGGGTGAAATTCCGGTTGGGATTATTTGATAACCCTTACGTGAAAGACCCTAAAGCGGCCGATAAAAAAGTACACACCGCTGCAGATGCACAGATGAGCCTTAAAATGAACCGCGAGTCTATGGTGCTTTTAAAGAACCAGGACAACCTGCTGCCGCTTGATAAAAGCAAGTACAAAAATATACTGGTAACCGGCCCGCTGGCTGCCGAAACCAACTACGCCATCAGCAGGTATGGCCCTTCGCATAACCCGGTAACTACCGTGCTGGATGGGATAGGGAACTACGTGGGGAGCAATGCCAGGGTAACCTACGCCAAAGGCTGCAATATTGTTGACCCAACCTGGCCGGAGAGCGAGATCATCGAAACACCACTATCCGCCGCCGAGCAGGCCGGGATAGATTCGGCGGTGGCGCAAGCCAGGCAATCGGATATTGTTATAGCGGTGGTAGGCGAGGATAACGAAAGGGTAGGCGAAAGCCTGTCGCGAACCGGGCTTAACCTGCCGGGCCGCCAGTTAAAGCTGATACAGGCTTTACAGGCCACAGGCAAGCCCGTTGTTATGGTAATGATAAACGGGCAGCCGCTAACCATTAACTGGGAAAATAAGTACGTGCCTGCCATTTTAGAGGCCTGGTTCCCGAGCGTGCAAAGCGGACAGGTAATTGCTGAAACCCTTTTTGGTGATAACAATCCCGGCGGCAAGCTGCCCATTACCTTCCCGAAAACAACGGGTCAGATAGAGTTTAACTTTCCGTTCAAGCCAAATTCGCAGGCGGGGCAGGGCGGGCAAAACAGCTGGGGGCATACCAGTGTTAACGGCGCGCTGTATCCCTTTGGCTACGGCTTAAGCTATACCAAATTTGAATACAGCAACCTACAGGTGTCGCCGGAAAAAGGGCACAGCCAGGGAGATGTAACGGTTACTGTTGACGTAGCCAACACCGGCCGGCGCAAGGGCGATGATGTAGTGCAGCTTTATTTAAAGGATGATGTAAGCAGCGTAACCACTTACGAGTACGACCTGCGCGGATTTGAACGGGTAACCCTTAACCCAGGTGAAAAGAAAACCCTTGCCTTTACCTTGCATCCCGATGATCTGGCCCTGCTGGATAAAAATATGAACTGGACCATTGAACCCGGCACCTTCCAGGTTTGGATAGGCAGCTCGTCGGAAGATATTAAGCTGAAGAAAAGTTTTACGGTGGAGTAA
- a CDS encoding SseB family protein, whose translation MGILNSLFKKEDNKEPYEGPPENRALINYIADWYKTPNDENYKKTVLELMEGRPVLLLPSANKVDIPDQWQVAKEDTTLNLTSIFTVDGVKVLGAFTDEAALLNWTGKSTVYTAMHSNDVLLLCEKNGISRLVINSNAYNMFILQRSRDEVQTHHIPAGTTVRIGTAERPLPKRVLEKIITGFKANTNVNEGYQYLTSFADQYSLVVGVVLAADSQDARAAVSFILQDALRGEDLEQPVDAFFLQDAEWLRTVRQIPGSKFYTK comes from the coding sequence ATGGGAATTTTAAATTCTTTGTTTAAAAAGGAGGACAACAAAGAGCCCTATGAAGGGCCTCCGGAAAACCGTGCGCTTATAAATTACATTGCGGACTGGTATAAAACACCGAACGACGAAAACTACAAGAAAACGGTGTTGGAGTTAATGGAAGGCAGGCCTGTGCTATTGCTGCCATCCGCAAACAAGGTAGATATTCCTGATCAGTGGCAGGTAGCAAAGGAAGATACTACGCTTAACCTAACATCGATATTTACAGTAGATGGCGTAAAGGTATTAGGTGCCTTTACCGATGAAGCGGCTTTGCTAAATTGGACAGGTAAATCAACCGTTTATACCGCCATGCACTCAAACGATGTGCTGCTGCTGTGCGAAAAAAATGGCATCAGCAGGTTAGTGATCAATAGCAATGCATATAACATGTTTATATTGCAGCGCAGCAGGGACGAAGTGCAAACGCACCACATACCGGCGGGGACCACGGTTAGGATAGGCACGGCCGAACGCCCCCTGCCTAAACGGGTCTTAGAGAAGATAATAACCGGGTTTAAGGCCAATACCAATGTCAACGAGGGTTATCAATACCTTACCTCGTTCGCTGACCAATATAGCCTGGTTGTAGGTGTTGTTTTAGCTGCGGATAGCCAGGATGCCAGGGCTGCCGTCAGCTTTATATTGCAAGATGCTTTACGCGGCGAAGACCTGGAGCAGCCCGTAGATGCGTTTTTCTTGCAAGACGCCGAATGGCTGCGAACGGTTAGGCAAATACCTGGTTCAAAATTTTACACTAAATAA
- a CDS encoding GNAT family N-acetyltransferase → MPPKRFDWVPSAYTDYLQNITIREATLADMDILLQFEQGVIAAERPFDPTLKDEHINYYDLNEFITAPNIYLALAELNGQVIGSGYARIETSKIYLKHRQYAYLGFMYVLPQYRGKGVNKLIIQALKNWALKQGITELRLQVYNQNAPAIKAYEKVGFSRHMIEMRMGL, encoded by the coding sequence ATGCCACCAAAACGTTTCGACTGGGTTCCGTCTGCTTATACAGACTATTTGCAAAACATCACCATCCGCGAGGCCACATTGGCTGATATGGATATCCTGCTGCAGTTTGAGCAGGGTGTTATTGCCGCCGAGCGGCCGTTTGATCCTACGCTTAAAGACGAACATATCAACTATTACGACCTGAATGAGTTTATAACCGCCCCAAACATTTACCTGGCCCTGGCCGAACTGAACGGCCAGGTCATCGGCAGCGGCTACGCCCGAATCGAGACTTCAAAGATCTACCTGAAGCACCGGCAGTATGCCTACCTTGGCTTTATGTATGTGCTGCCGCAGTACCGTGGCAAGGGCGTAAACAAGCTTATCATCCAGGCGTTAAAAAACTGGGCGCTTAAACAGGGCATAACCGAGCTGCGCCTGCAGGTTTATAATCAAAATGCGCCTGCTATAAAAGCCTATGAAAAAGTTGGCTTTAGCCGGCACATGATCGAGATGCGGATGGGGTTATAG